From the genome of Deinococcus arcticus:
GGTGGCCCACGCCCATCAGATAACGAGGCTTGTGGTCGGGCAGCCGCTCGGCGGTGTAGGCAACCGCCGGGTACATCTCCTCCTTGGGCTCTCCCACGGCCAGCCCCCCCAGGGCAAAGCCCGGGGTGTCATGCGGCAAGGTCAACTCCAGGCTCTGTTGCCGCAGGTCATGATGCACCCCGCCCTGCACGATGGCAAAGAGGGCCTGCTCTGGCCTGGTCTTGGCCTGCACACAGCGGGCCAGCCAGCGCTCGGTGCGCTCCAGGCTCCGCTGAATGTACTCGCGCTCGGCCGGATACGGCGGGCATTCATCGAACGCCATGATGATGTCGGCGCCCAGCGCCTCCTGTACCGCGATGCTGCGCTCGGGGGTGAGAGCCACGGCGCTGCCGTCCAGATGGCTTTTAAAGGTTACGCCCTCTTCCGTGATCTTGCGCAGGTGGCCCAGGCTCATGACCTGGAACCCGCCAGAATCAGTCAGAAAGGGGCCTGGATAGGCCGTGAAACCCGGCAGGCCGCCGTGTGCCGCCACCAGCGCCTCGCCTGGGCGCAGCATGAGGTGATAGGTGTTGCCCAGAATCATCTGCGAGCCAATCTCCAGGAGTTCCTGGGGACTGATGCCCTTCACCGTGCCCTGGGTGCCCACCGGCATGAACATAGGCGTGGTGACCGTGCCGCGTGGCGTGTGGAACTGTGCCACACGCGCCCGGCCGTCCCGAGCCTGAATCGTGAACTCGAACATACGCGGCATTGTGCCGTATCGCGGCTGGACAGGCGCCCCAGAGACAGGTGTAGGGCAAAGCCAGAACCGACCACAAGAAACAAAAGCCCCCCTTCCAAAGAAGGGGGGGTAAAGAGTGGAGCGGGAGACGAGATTCGAACTCGCGACATCTACCTTGGCAAGGTAGTGCTCTACCAGCTGAGCTACTCCCGCAAGAAAAAACCCCCGCGCTGACCGACTTTTCCAGGATCCTGCGATCCAAGT
Proteins encoded in this window:
- the tgt gene encoding tRNA guanosine(34) transglycosylase Tgt, with the protein product MFEFTIQARDGRARVAQFHTPRGTVTTPMFMPVGTQGTVKGISPQELLEIGSQMILGNTYHLMLRPGEALVAAHGGLPGFTAYPGPFLTDSGGFQVMSLGHLRKITEEGVTFKSHLDGSAVALTPERSIAVQEALGADIIMAFDECPPYPAEREYIQRSLERTERWLARCVQAKTRPEQALFAIVQGGVHHDLRQQSLELTLPHDTPGFALGGLAVGEPKEEMYPAVAYTAERLPDHKPRYLMGVGHPEDLVAGIALGVDMFDCVYPTRTGRFGYALTDDGRLNLNASAPRRQLTPLDDECDCYACRHYTRAYLAHLVKAEEMLGPRMLSLHNLRYLHRLVERARGAIQTGTFIAWAQTWSERYFKGAVPVWFQEALRQSGTGFHQTTRDEKK